The stretch of DNA GCGCGTCACTGGTAAAGTCAGTCATTGGCTttcagcaggggtgcacctagtctttctgcctgcctgaggcaaaaaatgAAACTGCCCCCTCATGTACCTACCtgtgatcgcctcacctggcctcattggtggtgcacccctggctggagcggtgcatgtgaccatgctggATGCAAACAGTGCCAGGACCGGAAGAAGGAAAGAACAGGGGCAGCATGGAGGGCAGGAGCGATGTGGAGCCGATAAATAGGAATTTTATGTtttaccggaaaacccctttaaggaagttaAAGGGGGCTGTACGAGTATCAAAACTTACCAGTCCACCATATAGGTGATCACTGGGAtctccactgatcacaagaacaaaCCTCCTATTGGACCGGAGCGGCGAGCGCGTACGGTtctgctccattcaaagtctatgggactgactgAGAAAGCTGAGCGCAGTACTTGACTATCTCTGCCAGTGCCTTAGAGATTGACTGAAGCCGTAGTGCACATGCTTCACTATCAGTCCATTCAAACGGGGGGGCATGAGACCCACATTCTTATGTTCGTTGGAGTCCCCAGCAGTCGGAGCCCTGGCGGATTGGTGGAAAAGTTTGGATTCTGGCACAAAGCCTTTTACAGAGAAATATACATATCTGACCAAGCGCTTTTTCAGACACGTCGGAAAGTTCTGCCTCTCTCACGTGAAGGCGTTGATTCCCTGATCATTcacatattgatggcttatcctatgTACGAGCCTCAGGGATATTAGAAACCCCGTATATGATAATCTCCATATCTTCCCAGTCATATGATACATTATAACATGTGACCCTGATGACGTCATGTCTCCCCTACTATAAATCCGCACGTGTCACTCATCTCTTACATGTGACACATGAGTAATTGTCTTGCATCCTTATTCCCTGCCGTCAGCTATAACTCAGCCGTTCAGTccggaggtgggggtgggaggctATGAGATAATGGCTGATCCCACATGAGGTATTGAGTCATATATGACATAAGGCTAATCGCCAACCCTGTGGCGTGTAATCAGCAGCTGAGCATGCGCAGTGAGGCCGAGCCGCTCGGATCCCATGCTTTATTGCCTGTTGTCATACCTACAGCGATATCTCCATCTGCCACCGGCCCAAATGATATTTGATCAGGGACGTGACCCTTGTACCGCGCTCGCTGACTGACTAGCGTCGCCCTCAGGGATCGATTGGTCGGTATGCAGGTAGAGTAGACTTTATTGTACTCATGGCTGGGTCATTCCCAACACGCCTTTTCCTACTGTAAATCCGTAACCTGTGTTTTTTCTTATCCTATTCACAGATCTACCTTCATCTACGAAATTACACGATTCCCAAAGAGCAGCGTTATATCATCCGGATCCTCTTTATTGTGCCCATTTACTCCTTCGACTCCTGGCTGAGCCTGTTGCTCATAGGCAACGACCAGTACTATGTGTATTTCGACTCAGTCAGGGATTGCTATGAAGGTGAGGAGGAAGAATTAAAGTGTAACTCCACGGTCATAGCCCGGTTAAAGGGGTCTCTCgggacttaaagggcatctgtcagcagttttgtccctatgacactggctgacctgttacatgtgcacttggcagctgaaggcatctgtgttggtcccatgttcatatgtgcccgcattgctgagaaaaatgaagttttactatatgcaaatgattctctaggagcaacgggggcgttgccattacacctagaggttatGCTCTCTCTGCACCTGCCGCACTGTCTGCATTTTTATGGACCAAGCAGTgcaaacgtcatcacacctgccCGGCCCtgacaatcaaagtgcagagggagtggcagttgcagagagagcagagcctctaggtgcaatggtaacgcccccgttgctcctagaggctcatttgcatatattaaaacttcattcttctcagaaatgcgggcacatatgaacatgggaccaacacggatgccttcagctgccaagtgcacatggaacagatcagccagtgtcatgAGTTTGAAGAGACCCTTTAAACATTGATGACTTACCCTCGGGTTAGGTTATCATTGTCAGATTGGTAGGGGTACCCGCTGATCAGCCGTTTTATGGGCCGCAGCACTTTGGTGAGCACTGCTGCCTCTTAGTTagcctgtgacatcatgtttaatGGTCGTATGGCCTTTACGCAGCTCAATGGcattgagctgcagtaccagccatggccactatgcaatgtatggcgctgtgcttggtatagtatGAATATTCAGCATTGCTCGTCCAAGTcctgcagccccttcaaacagcagaTTGGAGGGGTTTCCCGGAGACAGACCCTCCCACTGATCGgatggatattgatgacctatcctgaggatacctcCTTAAAAACCTGTCACCgctccagacatgtctgttttagcaagtaATTGTATTCCTCGTGAAATAGCACTAATGAATAGCGTTCTATCGGCCTCATGAACTCCCCTTTTATTTTTGTCACGCAGCCTTTGTTATATACAGTTTCCTCAGCCTCTGCTTCGAGTATCTCGGCGGAGAGAGCGCCATCATGACGGAGATACGTGGAAAGCCCGTAAAGTAAGTGCCTTCATGGATGATCTGTATGCCGAGTGCTCGGAATCTGGCTCACGGTCTGCACGTCTCTCCATCAGATCCAGCTGCTTCTATGGGACCTGCTGTCTCCAAGGAATGTCCTACTCCATTGGCTTCCTCCGATTCTGCAAACAGGTAAGGAGAGGTGTTTACGCCGGAGCTTGGATAGGGTTACTAGCCCACCAGAGGATCGTTcggtgggcccaagctctgacaataatggacccATAGCGGGCCCTTAAactcctatatacacagagggtgggccctcagaatcatttcctgACTATAGGTATATGATTCCTGGATATAAAAGGCAGCAAagtaggggttaaaggggttttatgagaCTCAGATATtgctgacctctcctcaggataagttctcaatatcagattgactcCAGGCAACCCCCGCCAATCGGGTGTATGAAGACACGATgacgtctcttcctaggccagtgatgtcacattcatcggtcacatgacctaggcacagctcagtagtcccattcaaatgaatggggctgagctgcaataccaatcacagccactatgcaatgaatggcgctgtgcttggtaagcttacCGAAGAcctgcagcctcctcaaacagctgacacctgggaccccctgcCGGGCAGCCATTACAACATCATTCTGTCCGTAGTACTGAGATATGGAGACCCACAGGAGAAGTCCTGCCGATGGAAACGAGAGTATGTAATCGGGGAGGATGAGCGTTGTAGGTCGTTGACTGAGCAAGAACCAAGAGAGGGTTGATAGATGGAGACGAGAACTGAAATAGATCTATGGACAGGGGTGCACAGCATGGCGGATGGGTCCACGATACAGACCCCGGTAGCAGTCCAtgcgcctcctgttgcttccgaaGGCTAAAGGCACACAAAAAGACTGCAAGAAGGAAACCGACTTCACAGGACTGGGTGGATTCCTTAGTGTCTACCTATAATTAGAGAGGAATTCGAGAGCAGAGAGAGAAACCGGGATGAGTCAACGCTCGGCTGTTCCCAGGACGTATGCACAGTGCAGAGCCGTCGCAGGGTTAATTAATGCAAAAGACTGCAAATAAGGTGGTGACtacctagaccagggatgctcaacctgcggccattaagctgttgtaaaactacaacttccatcatgccctCCTGTTGGCTGatggctgtaggctgtccgggcatgctgggagttgtagtattacaacagctggagggccactggttgggcatccctgacctagacaaaaaaaaaaaaagttgggagTCTGACTGGTTAGTCCTCGGTGTACGTGAACCTTGGGGGTACATTGCTTTGTGGGAATATGGTCTTCTAGGAAGATTTTCCTTTAAATGATCATTTTAAGAATGTACCACAGTGTATCGGTGAGGAGGCAGAAAAAGTGGTTCCACTGGGGCTCGAACCCAGGACCTTCTGCGTGTAAAGCAGACGTGATAACCACTACACTATGGAACCATCTGCTGCTCCCAGTCCTCAGCTGTGCACTAACGTcacgtgtgggggggggggggtctccagGACAAGTGTCACTGCCCCTTTAACCGTTACCCATGTGAGGGAAGATATGGATGGGGGGGAATGAGCGATTCAAGGGAGGAAGCATTACATGGCGTCCATAGGAATGAATACACTCTGTCCGGCAGAGATAACTGTGCGCCTCCGAGTGGCTCTCCACAGTACTACAGCTAATAACGGGAATAACCTCATGATGGGGTCTaaccaaataataataatataactagTTACCCATTTCACATTTATTTGTATGTACAGTATTCAAgatggatagatattagatagatatgagatatagatattagatagatatgagagagagagatagatataagatggataaatagatatgagatatagatagatattagatagatatgagatagatagagatggAAGGATAGATAGTATAATATTACACAATCGGAGAAGGACTTGTACGTTCTTTCTACACGGTATATCATGGCGGTATTCTCTTCTCACAGGCCACCCTGCAGTTCTGTATAGTGAAGCCCATCATGGCGGTCGTCACAATAATCCTACAAGCATTTGGGAAATACCATGACGGGGATTTCAAGTGAGTGATTATTAGGTGGTATTAATACTTTTATGCAGATATGGCTCTGCACCCTCTTCCCGCCTCTGGACCTACTATTACGTATGGACTTCGGGTAGATGGCACAGGTACACAGCTGTGTCGTGTAACGGCATCTAAGGGCTGCCATCTCTCCCCCCGATGGCAGATACCAGGGGAGATGAGGAACGgctgttgaattccaacatgacCGATCCCCTGTTCTCAGGGGTGGTAACCCATCCCCAGAGGAGTCTGGCAACGACTTTCACCCCTGTCATCGTTCAGCACACATGCATGCCCGGCTGAGCTGAGTGTGCAGATATATGGATCGGGGAGGCGGGAGGGATGGCCATCATCCAAACAAACCTGATACAATGCTTCCTAACACTagaatgtattttatttataatattccatcttttaaaaaaaaaatgttttttgatttatatatattttttaaataattcataAATTATGGGATAGGTGATTGCACTGGttactgtatttctggactattcACCCCTTACATTCCCATATAGAAGATACCATGTGACAAGCGCTACTCCCTGTACATAACACTATATTAAACTGGTGCCCTCTACAGGCCAGCTGTGGAATTACATGCCATTGTaacactcttaaagggccagtaaaCAAATGAATGAACCTAAAGGTTTTttttccatctcagacaatgggggcatctcaataggatatgcccccattgtctgatagatgcgggtACCACCCTCTGAGACCCACTTTTACactgagaacggagccctgaaagtggtggagggcgcactgcacatgcgcagctggCCTCTATTCATTTCCATGAGGTTGcgaaaaatagctgagcgctggatcggctatttccgtcgtggcccgtagaagtgaatgggagcggtggccgcgcatgcgcggtgctctcccattgacttctatggggagagcacttggtggtggccgggcccagggtcctccggccaccactttccccgctctgttcttgatataggtgtgggtcccagcggagTATTCCAGTTCCGTTAAGTTATCCCCTTTCCACAGGATAGATGATGCAACCCCCACCTATCATGAGAAGCCCCCAAAATGAACGGAgcgggagttccagagatagctgtactcggctatctcctgaactctcatagaaataaacGGAGCGCATGTCCAATCAGTCGATCCATTACGAGGGGCTGCGCCGGGTGTGGGGGCCCTGTACTTGTGATCGTGTGGGTCCCAGTAGTAGGACCCCTACTGATGTAatagttatcacctatcctgtgaataggggataatgTAACGCAGTCAGAATCCCCCTTTAAACAAGTATTCCTGTAACGTTTTTTACTAGAACTGTTCACAAACATCTTGATTACTCTGCTCTTCTCTTTCAGCGTTCAGAGCGGCTACCTGTATATCACAATTATATATAACTTCTCCGTCAGCCTGGCTCTCTACGCCTTGTTTCTCTTCTACTTTGCCACCAAGGAGCTGCTGCACCCCTTTGAGCCCGTGCTGAAGTTTCTAACCATCAAAGCGGTCATCTTTCTATCATTTTGGCAAGGTTGGTGCACATCACTGGCTCAATACTTTCTAATCCCCTTGGTGGCTCTCCTGACCGGATTCCTCCTAGTCATCACACCCTCAGTGGCTACCTGGAGTGATGTCATGGTCCACGCTATAGATACGTCCGCTGGATATGATCTGACACAGAGAGCGTGTATATGACTGTGGACTATGACAACACTTACGGCTATGGTGGTCATGATCAGGAAGATGCAGGCAGCAAGAACCCCCAAGATCTCTTTCTCATGGAGGGTAGGATTTGGGAACTGTATTTTTATCCTTGATTAACTACTTAAAGGATCACTTTGGACAAAGTGAGGGGCGGTAGATGGCACATATTCAAAGAACACATGGAACAGAGTGAGAATCCCTGTGTCATACCCCACCCCCTTAGAATGCTAGCGTGAAAATCCCTGTGTCATACCCCACCCCCTTAGAATGCTAGCGTGAAAATCCCTGTGTAATGCCCGCCTCCTTAGAATGCCAGAGTGAGAATCTGTCATGTCCCACCCCCTACAATGCCAGAGTGAGAGTGTCATGCCCCACCCCCTATTGACTTAGAATCTTAGACTGAGAATCCTTGTCATGCCCTACCCCCTTGGAATGCTAGAGTGAGCATCCCTGTCATGCCCCACCCCCTTAGAATGCTAGTGTGCAAATCCCTGTGTCATGCCCCACCCCCTTAGAATGTCGGTGAGAGTCCCTTTGTCATGCCCGCCCCCTAAGAATGCCAGAGTGAGAATGTGTCATGCCCCACCCACGCCAGAGTGAGAATGTCATGCCCCACCCACGCCAGAGTGAGAATGTGTCATGCCCCACCTCCTTAGAATGTCAGAGTGAGAATCCGTCATGCCTCACCCCCTAGATTGCTAGAGTGAGAGTTCCAGTGTCGTGCCCCACCCTCTTCGAATTCTAGTGTGAGAATCCTTGTCATGCCCCACCCCCTTAGACTTCTAGAGTGAAAATCCCAGTGTCATGCCCCACCCCCTTAGAACTCCCAATAATTCCAGTCATgccgcccccacccaccccccagaaCACCAGAGGACACCAAACTGAGCACCCCTTGTCATGCCCCGCCCCATTACATCCAGCACCAGAGATAATACAGTGTATcatttttgctctgaggattcctTCAAATAGACATTTGCTCTGGGATTTGCTGTCTCACTATCTCACCCATTTTTCCTCTAGGAATGCTCCTGGCAATACTGGAGAGATGCGGGGTCATTCCCGAAGTACAGATCATCAATGGTAACCCAGTTGGTGCAGGGACAGTAGCTGCCGGGTATCAGAACTTCATCAT from Bufo bufo chromosome 7, aBufBuf1.1, whole genome shotgun sequence encodes:
- the TMEM184A gene encoding transmembrane protein 184A isoform X1, encoding MELNVSLSTQDPTPVVQNTLSTLAELFTMKMDNTTAEPMELNVSLSTQDPTKLVQTTLSTLAELFTMKVNTAAELRTASNTSADGERLFLTTAAAKGISGLFVWTALLLTCHQIYLHLRNYTIPKEQRYIIRILFIVPIYSFDSWLSLLLIGNDQYYVYFDSVRDCYEAFVIYSFLSLCFEYLGGESAIMTEIRGKPVKSSCFYGTCCLQGMSYSIGFLRFCKQATLQFCIVKPIMAVVTIILQAFGKYHDGDFNVQSGYLYITIIYNFSVSLALYALFLFYFATKELLHPFEPVLKFLTIKAVIFLSFWQGMLLAILERCGVIPEVQIINGNPVGAGTVAAGYQNFIICIEMLFAAISLRYAFTCQVYREKKENSTANVAPMQSISSGLKETMSPHDIVQDAIHNFSPTYQQYTQQSMQDMQQKSQGQNGHAGASKGPSSKRRKQNEKMMLIVSDDEL
- the TMEM184A gene encoding transmembrane protein 184A isoform X2, which gives rise to MDNTTAEPMELNVSLSTQDPTKLVQTTLSTLAELFTMKVNTAAELRTASNTSADGERLFLTTAAAKGISGLFVWTALLLTCHQIYLHLRNYTIPKEQRYIIRILFIVPIYSFDSWLSLLLIGNDQYYVYFDSVRDCYEAFVIYSFLSLCFEYLGGESAIMTEIRGKPVKSSCFYGTCCLQGMSYSIGFLRFCKQATLQFCIVKPIMAVVTIILQAFGKYHDGDFNVQSGYLYITIIYNFSVSLALYALFLFYFATKELLHPFEPVLKFLTIKAVIFLSFWQGMLLAILERCGVIPEVQIINGNPVGAGTVAAGYQNFIICIEMLFAAISLRYAFTCQVYREKKENSTANVAPMQSISSGLKETMSPHDIVQDAIHNFSPTYQQYTQQSMQDMQQKSQGQNGHAGASKGPSSKRRKQNEKMMLIVSDDEL